In Apium graveolens cultivar Ventura chromosome 10, ASM990537v1, whole genome shotgun sequence, the following are encoded in one genomic region:
- the LOC141693582 gene encoding protein SEEDLING LETHAL 1, chloroplastic isoform X1 — translation MLETPHSHHLSTTNHYSKPPIPHPRTKLLQFHSLPSKTTSIISLPPKPHNSHLHSPHSSNSIPPSPPNADFQHKLIYFDSIGIDFLSLLSSHPPILSTSITSIKSTISLLYSVGLTPPDLRRAASMCPEILTAATSSLVPVFTFLLREAHVQGRDLRHVIHRRPRLLICSVELQLRPTLYFLQSTVGICKVNKLTHLLSCSVESKLIPRIEYFQQLGFSYKDTIAMFRRFPSLFCYSIKENLEPKFNYYVIEMGRNLKELKEFPHYFSFSLENRIKPRHKRCVEKRVCLSLPVMLKSSEEQFRDRLEVFYSSSMPVRTSDQVKPMVHITGTDGSNE, via the exons ATGCTCGAAACACCCCACTCTCACCACTTGTCCACCACAAACCACTACTCAAAACCACCCATTCCACACCCCCGTACAAAGCTCCTCCAATTCCATTCCCTCCCTTCTAAAACCACCTCCATCATTTCCCTCCCTCCCAAACCCCACAACTCCCATCTCCATTCCCCCCACTCCTCCAATTCCATTCCCCCCTCTCCTCCCAATGCCGATTTCCAACACAAACTCATTTATTTCGATTCCATCGGAATCGATTTCCTCTCCCTCCTTTCCTCCCACCCTCCCATTCTCTCCACTTCAATCACTTCAATTAAATCAACTATCTCCCTCCTCTATTCCGTTGGCCTTACTCCTCCTGACCTTCGCCGAGCCGCCTCGATGTGCCCCGAGATTCTCACTGCTGCTACTTCCTCCCTAGTTCCTGTTTTCACTTTTTTATTAAGGGAAGCTCATGTACAAGGGCGTGATCTTCGCCATGTCATCCATAGGAGACCCCGGTTACTAATTTGCAGTGTTGAGTTGCAATTACGGCCTACATTGTATTTCCTACAAAGCACGGTTGGGATATGTAAAGTTAATAAGTTGACTCATTTGTTATCTTGCTCGGTTGAGTCCAAATTGATACCCAGAATTGAGTATTTTCAGCAGCTCGGGTTTTCGTATAAGGATACCATTGCTATGTTTAGGAGATTCCCCTCGTTGTTTTGTTACAGTATTAAGGAGAATTTGGAGCCTAAGTTTAATTATTATGTGATCGAAATGGGGAGGAATTTGAAGGAATTGAAGGAGTTTCCGCATTATTTTTCGTTTAGTTTGGAGAATAGGATTAAGCCTAGGCACAAGCGATGTGTGGAGAAACGAGTGTGTTTGTCGCTTCCTGTAATGTTGAAGTCCAGTGAGGAGCAATTTCGGGATAGGTTGGAGGTGTTTTATAGTTCTTCTATGCCG GTACGTACTTCGGACCAAGTCAAGCCTATGGTACATATCACTGGTACGGATGGGAGTAATGAATGA
- the LOC141693582 gene encoding protein SEEDLING LETHAL 1, chloroplastic isoform X2, with protein MLETPHSHHLSTTNHYSKPPIPHPRTKLLQFHSLPSKTTSIISLPPKPHNSHLHSPHSSNSIPPSPPNADFQHKLIYFDSIGIDFLSLLSSHPPILSTSITSIKSTISLLYSVGLTPPDLRRAASMCPEILTAATSSLVPVFTFLLREAHVQGRDLRHVIHRRPRLLICSVELQLRPTLYFLQSTVGICKVNKLTHLLSCSVESKLIPRIEYFQQLGFSYKDTIAMFRRFPSLFCYSIKENLEPKFNYYVIEMGRNLKELKEFPHYFSFSLENRIKPRHKRCVEKRVCLSLPVMLKSSEEQFRDRLEVFYSSSMPEELPQKGTRLTGQGC; from the exons ATGCTCGAAACACCCCACTCTCACCACTTGTCCACCACAAACCACTACTCAAAACCACCCATTCCACACCCCCGTACAAAGCTCCTCCAATTCCATTCCCTCCCTTCTAAAACCACCTCCATCATTTCCCTCCCTCCCAAACCCCACAACTCCCATCTCCATTCCCCCCACTCCTCCAATTCCATTCCCCCCTCTCCTCCCAATGCCGATTTCCAACACAAACTCATTTATTTCGATTCCATCGGAATCGATTTCCTCTCCCTCCTTTCCTCCCACCCTCCCATTCTCTCCACTTCAATCACTTCAATTAAATCAACTATCTCCCTCCTCTATTCCGTTGGCCTTACTCCTCCTGACCTTCGCCGAGCCGCCTCGATGTGCCCCGAGATTCTCACTGCTGCTACTTCCTCCCTAGTTCCTGTTTTCACTTTTTTATTAAGGGAAGCTCATGTACAAGGGCGTGATCTTCGCCATGTCATCCATAGGAGACCCCGGTTACTAATTTGCAGTGTTGAGTTGCAATTACGGCCTACATTGTATTTCCTACAAAGCACGGTTGGGATATGTAAAGTTAATAAGTTGACTCATTTGTTATCTTGCTCGGTTGAGTCCAAATTGATACCCAGAATTGAGTATTTTCAGCAGCTCGGGTTTTCGTATAAGGATACCATTGCTATGTTTAGGAGATTCCCCTCGTTGTTTTGTTACAGTATTAAGGAGAATTTGGAGCCTAAGTTTAATTATTATGTGATCGAAATGGGGAGGAATTTGAAGGAATTGAAGGAGTTTCCGCATTATTTTTCGTTTAGTTTGGAGAATAGGATTAAGCCTAGGCACAAGCGATGTGTGGAGAAACGAGTGTGTTTGTCGCTTCCTGTAATGTTGAAGTCCAGTGAGGAGCAATTTCGGGATAGGTTGGAGGTGTTTTATAGTTCTTCTATGCCG gaagAATTACCTCAAAAGGGAACAAGATTGACTGGACAAGGATGCTAA